In one Deltaproteobacteria bacterium genomic region, the following are encoded:
- a CDS encoding general secretion pathway protein GspK, which produces MDPAADRGRRARDLLDELRRRRKRGPRGLGLDERGTARPASPLDRAQARALGDGTGRRALARSRDHAARGPAGSSVPTERRGCREEPGRGRLRIRRDGGRLPGGLRGGARGGEPGARGGDRGGPEPDGGRLLERPRAVSGAAAPEGVAERAARLRRGELPVTRARDEDGVVLLLVLVLVVVAISTAYALAKTSVIEAISTRQYGQYARATLLARSGIALAVRTLQDDVLEGDPITKQVESELDAWALLSKQEIELPGEAVLHVTVRDTGGRLNLNALVDAKGARIGENSKAFLKAALAHIAETAPAFKGSSAYGDEDVDELADALLDWLDKDEETRVGTPEEEYYVGIKKAASAPLDRPVFSLDELAAVPGLDALMLESLKAYFTTYPMFPAPGSGGANLNTAPPHVLGMIYHGLGKEFELLDSRDVFGLLRARQEGRVFCPTEGPEPCASFYRTLGIAEGEEVFPPLSYTSRVFRIDSEARVGETRACVSSVVDRGNGAEPTTLYYRLGC; this is translated from the coding sequence GTGGACCCAGCCGCAGACCGTGGCCGACGAGCTCGCGATCTTCTCGATGAGCTTCGTCGGCGAAGGAAGCGAGGCCCCAGGGGTCTGGGACTCGACGAGCGTGGCACAGCTCGACCAGCTTCCCCTCTCGATCGAGCTCAGGCTCGCGCTCTGGGAGATGGGACCGGACGGCGAGCCCTGGCCCGGTCTCGAGATCACGCGGCTCGTGGACCTGCCGGTTCGTCCGTTCCGACTGAGCGCCGAGGATGCAGAGAAGAACCGGGGCGCGGCCGACTGCGGATCCGGCGTGACGGTGGCCGTCTGCCTGGCGGGCTTCGAGGCGGAGCTCGCGGCGGCGAGCCCGGCGCTCGCGGCGGCGATCGAGGAGGCCCGGAACCAGACGGAGGACGCCTGCTGGAGCGACCCCGAGCCGTCTCCGGCGCTGCAGCGCCTGAAGGTGTTGCTGAACGGGCTGCCCGGCTTCGACGAGGGGAGCTGCCCGTGACCCGAGCCCGCGACGAGGACGGCGTGGTCCTGCTTCTCGTGCTCGTCCTGGTGGTGGTCGCGATCTCGACGGCGTACGCGCTCGCCAAGACATCGGTGATCGAGGCGATCAGCACGCGCCAGTACGGTCAGTACGCGCGGGCGACGCTGCTCGCGCGCTCGGGAATCGCCCTCGCCGTCCGCACGCTCCAGGACGACGTGCTCGAGGGCGACCCGATCACGAAACAGGTGGAGTCGGAGCTCGACGCCTGGGCGCTGCTCTCGAAGCAGGAGATCGAGCTCCCGGGCGAGGCGGTGCTGCACGTGACGGTTCGCGACACCGGGGGTCGGCTGAACCTGAACGCGCTCGTGGACGCGAAGGGCGCGCGCATCGGCGAGAACAGCAAGGCGTTCCTGAAGGCGGCCCTGGCGCACATCGCCGAGACCGCGCCGGCGTTCAAGGGCTCGAGCGCGTATGGCGACGAGGATGTCGACGAACTCGCCGACGCGCTCCTCGACTGGCTCGACAAGGACGAAGAGACGCGCGTGGGCACGCCGGAGGAGGAGTACTACGTCGGGATCAAGAAGGCCGCGAGCGCGCCGCTGGATCGGCCCGTCTTCTCGCTGGACGAGCTCGCCGCGGTTCCCGGACTCGACGCCTTGATGCTCGAATCGCTCAAGGCCTACTTTACGACCTACCCTATGTTTCCTGCCCCGGGCTCCGGCGGAGCGAATCTCAACACCGCCCCGCCACACGTGCTCGGGATGATCTACCACGGTCTCGGAAAGGAGTTCGAGCTGCTCGATTCGCGCGACGTCTTCGGCCTGCTCCGCGCGCGCCAGGAGGGACGGGTCTTCTGTCCCACCGAGGGGCCCGAGCCCTGCGCCAGCTTCTACCGCACGCTCGGGATCGCCGAGGGCGAGGAGGTCTTCCCACCGCTCTCGTACACGAGCCGCGTGTTCCGGATCGACTCCGAGGCGCGAGTCGGCGAGACGCGCGCGTGCGTGAGCAGCGTGGTCGACCGCGGCAACGGCGCGGAGCCCACCACCCTCTACTACCGGCTGGGCTGCTGA